The Microcebus murinus isolate Inina chromosome 4, M.murinus_Inina_mat1.0, whole genome shotgun sequence genome has a segment encoding these proteins:
- the CCDC179 gene encoding coiled-coil domain-containing protein 179: protein MCLYCWDTDTTQVSPEIPRPLHPSAVTEKQIVDKRIHDMQNLKKEKRKLSKRFANPAPIPDRGLLWSA from the exons ATGTGCCTGTACTGCTGGGATACCGACACTACCCAAGTCAGCCCT GAAATACCAAGACCGCTTCATCCTTCAGCGGTGACAGAGAAGCAg attgTAGATAAGCGTATTCATGATATGCAAAacctaaagaaagagaagaggaaattaagTAAACGGTTTGCAAACCCTGCTCCTATTCCAGACCGAGGACTCCTA TGGTCAGCTTGA
- the SVIP gene encoding small VCP/p97-interacting protein isoform X1 — translation MGMCFPCPGESAPPTPDLEEKRAKLAEAAERRQKEAACRGILDVQSVEEKRKKKEKIEKQIAESGPPPQGGLRWTVS, via the exons ATGGGGATGTGTTTTCCTTGCCCCGGGGAGTCCGCGCCTCCCACGCCGGACCTG gaagagaaaagagcaaagcttgcagaggctgcagagagaagacaaaaggag GCTGCATGTCGGGGAATTTTGGATGTTCAATctgtggaagaaaagagaaagaaaaaggaaaaaatagaaaaacaaattgctGAATCTGGGCCCCCACCACAAGGTGGACTTAGA tggACAGTATCATAA
- the SVIP gene encoding small VCP/p97-interacting protein isoform X2 — translation MCIFLCLYQLFKEIKEEKRAKLAEAAERRQKEAACRGILDVQSVEEKRKKKEKIEKQIAESGPPPQGGLRWTVS, via the exons ATGTGCATTTTCCTGTGTCTGTACcaactatttaaagaaataaaa gaagagaaaagagcaaagcttgcagaggctgcagagagaagacaaaaggag GCTGCATGTCGGGGAATTTTGGATGTTCAATctgtggaagaaaagagaaagaaaaaggaaaaaatagaaaaacaaattgctGAATCTGGGCCCCCACCACAAGGTGGACTTAGA tggACAGTATCATAA